A region from the Musa acuminata AAA Group cultivar baxijiao chromosome BXJ1-10, Cavendish_Baxijiao_AAA, whole genome shotgun sequence genome encodes:
- the LOC135595622 gene encoding uncharacterized protein LOC135595622, protein MTTEPSGKIWLVAYHRPQLSASRDTPARSPRLRCASRPSASSSRDTPARSPRLRCAPRPLAFRLPRHTYAVTPPALCFSALSFYVPRHTCAVTPPALRSSALSFCLPRHTCAVTPPVLCSSALSFPPPETHLRGHPTCVVLLGPRLLPPETHLCGHPACVVLLGPRLLPPETHLRGHPACVVLLSPRLLPLETHLCGHPACVVLLGPRLLPPETHLRGHPACVVLLGPRLLRPETHLRGHPACVVLLSPRLLPPETHLRGHPACVAHLDPRLLHYPRVQSSSASRLNHTSRPSAARDAFTRSTRLRRAPQARLNSSLEAESHASDSLPAKPTHSSFRVVHMIGVKKLI, encoded by the coding sequence ctgcgcggtcaccccgcctgcgttgtgcttctcggccctcggcttcttcctcccgagacacacctgcgcggtcaccccgcctgcgttgcgctcctcggcccttagctttccgcctcccgagacacacctacgcggtcaccccgcctgcgttgtgcttctCGGCCCTCAGCTTCTACGTCCCGAGACAcacatgcgcggtcaccccgcctgcgttgcgctcctcggccctcagcttctgcctcccgagacacacctgcgcggtcaccccgcctgtgttgtgctcctcggccctcagctttccgcctcccgagacacacctgcgcggtcaccccacctgcgttgtgctcctcggccctcggcttctgcctcccgagacacacctgtgcggtcaccccgcctgcgttgtgctcctcggccctcggcttctgcctcccgagacacacctgcgcggtcaccccgcctgtgttgtgctcctcagccctcgGCTTCTGCCTctcgagacacacctgtgcggtcaccccgcctgcgttgtgctcctcggccctcggcttctgcctcccgagacacacctgcgcggtcaccccgcctgcgttgtgctcctcggccctcggcttctgcgtcccgagacacacctgcgcggtcacccggcctgtgttgtgctcctcagccctcggcttctgcctcccgagacacacctgcgcggtcaccccgcctgcgttgcgcACCTCGACCCTCGACTGCTCCATTACCCCCGAGTCCAATCCTCCTCAGCCTCCCGACTAAATCACACGTCTCGGCCTAGTGCTGCCCGAGATGCATTCACGCGGTCGACCCGTCTACGGCGCGCCCCTCAGGCCCGCCTGAACAGCTCGCTTGAAGCagaaagccatgcatcggactccctacctgcaaaaccgacgcatagctcctttcgggtggtgcatatgataggggtaaaaaaactgatttga